A stretch of the Halococcus agarilyticus genome encodes the following:
- a CDS encoding phosphoenolpyruvate carboxylase codes for MKLHGRTVGRDVRELGALVGDVLEAQTSTDAFETVEELRTTAIDYRDGERDSRDALDRTLRGLEPETAVTVARAFTTYFEMVNLAEERERVRAIRTASQEGSLADSLHAAVESLADRDPAVVERILGDVLIEPTFTA; via the coding sequence ATGAAACTACACGGGCGCACGGTCGGGCGGGACGTTCGGGAGCTCGGCGCGCTGGTCGGTGACGTTCTCGAAGCGCAGACCTCGACCGACGCGTTCGAGACGGTCGAGGAGCTCCGCACCACCGCGATCGACTACCGCGACGGCGAGCGCGACTCGCGCGACGCCCTCGATCGCACGCTGCGCGGCCTCGAACCCGAGACCGCGGTCACGGTCGCGCGCGCGTTCACGACGTACTTCGAGATGGTGAACCTCGCCGAGGAGCGCGAACGCGTCCGCGCGATCCGGACCGCCTCCCAGGAGGGCTCGCTCGCGGACAGTTTGCATGCCGCCGTCGAGAGTCTCGCCGACCGCGATCCCGCGGTCGTCGAGCGAATTCTTGGAGACGTACTGATCGAGCCGACCTTTACTGCGCA